A stretch of DNA from Anaerolineae bacterium:
TAGGCGTTGGGGTGGCCGTGCCTGCCAGAGATTCAAAGATAATGGGATAGGTAAAAAAGAGGGCGCAACAAAAGAGGGCAATGATCAGGATGGCGGCCAATGCCCACTCGGGGGCGATTACCCCCTGGTTGATGAGCCGGCCGCTAACAACGCTGACCCCTCCTTCTGTTGAGCTAACCTGCAAGGAAAAGGTTTGGCTGATCTTTCTGCCGATCCAACGTTTCTGGCCAGGCGCAATTTGGAAGTCCACAGTGCCTACCTCGCCGGGGCCAACCTGCACGGTGGCTTGGGCGGGTTCAAAAATTATCCCCTGGTCCAGTTGGGGCCGGATAGTAAAGGTTTCGACGTTGTTGCCCTGATTTTCTATGGTGACTTGCGTCACCTGACCCGGCGAGATTTCTTGGGGCCAGAGGCTGCTTTTGAACTGGGTGTAAGGCAGCACGGTTAAAACCCGGTTTATCTCGTTACTCTGGCCCAGTTGTTGTTGGCTGACCACCTGAATGCTCAACGAGTAGCTCCCGGCCCGGCTAAGCGGCGTCCGGGGCGGTTGGAAGGTTAACTCTACCTCCTGCGTTTCGCCCGGCGCCAGATTCAGCGCGGCCGGGGAGATGGTTAGCCAGTTGGGCGGAACGCCTTGCGCCCGCACCTGGCAATAATCATCCCGGCCGCCTTGATTGCGCAGGATGAGTTTGGCGGCCGCTCGTTGGCCAGGCGTAACGGTCAGGGGTTGGGCCGGCGTTGCCGGAGAAATAAGCACCTGGGCCGGCGCCGTCTGGGTGGGGAGCGGAACGGTCTCCCCGGCCAAACATTCGCCCAGAGCCTGGGCCAGCCCTTTGGCCGTTAAGTAGCGGTCGGCCGGGTCTTTGGCCAGCGCCTTCAGCATTACTTGTTCCAACGCCTCCGGTAAAGCGGGGTGGCTGGCCCGCGGCGGCGAGGGCGGCACCTCAATGTGCAGCCGAATTGCTTCGGCCAGGTTCCGGGGTCTGAAAGGCGGCTGGCCCACGACCAGGTCGTATAGCAGAATGCCCAGGGCATACACGTCGCTGCGCACATCGGTAACGTGGCCCAGCAAAAATTCTGGAGAAACCTGGTAGGTCAGTTGATCAATAGGGAAATCCTCTTGCACTTGCAGCATTTCCCGGTGCGGCCGGAGCAGGGCAAAGTTGATCAATACCGGCTGCCAGGCCAGCCCGTCTTTGGCTTCGCTGGGCCTGAGCATAATGTTGTCGGGTGTCAGGCTGGGGTGCAGCACGCCCTGTTGGTGCATATAATCAACGGTCAAACTGAGTTGGCGGATCAGTTCGATAATTTGGGGCAAAATAGCCTGCTTGTCAATAACCTTAAAAGGTTGCCGCACCTCGTGTAAGTTGGAGCCGGGAATGAATTCCATTACAATGTAAATCATTGAGTCCATCTCGCCAAAGTCATAAACTTGCACAATGCCGGAATGGTCCAATTTCATTGCCGTGCGGGACTCCTGGCGAACCCGTTCGCGCAATGTTTTCTGCTTAACCTGGGTCAGGTCAATGATTTTCACGGCCACATCAAGTTCAATTTGGGTATCGTAAGTCTTGAAGACCACGCCCCGGCCGCTGGTGTCCAGGATTTCGTCAATCCGGTAACGATTCAGGAAAGATTGATGAAGCATTGTTTCCGGCTGATGGAGCGACCACGGCCCGGCAGACGCTGCCGGAATAATTGAAAGTGCTCCTGGCTTGGCCGCAGGAGCGGCGGGAGGTGCATCTTGATCCATCGCAGATTTTTGGCCAGGCTGCCGGACACGCTCCACAAAAACCTGGTATCCGGCCGGGTTAGCCCGCTGGACCCGGGCGACCAATGCGCCCAATTGACCATGCCGGTCGCAATATTCAATCAAGGCGTGGATTTTTTCAGCTTTACCCAGGTCGGGCGTAAAACAATCGGCGAGGGGGGGGCAGTATTGGGCGGCGAGTTGATTGACCGCCTCCTCGCTCAAAACAGAATCCACCAGTTGGTGAATGACTCGTTTTTGTTTGCTGTCATAGTCTAAATGGTCAGACATTTCCGTTGTCCTTTTCTGTTTTGAGTGATGGCTGCTTGGCCGGGGGGCTTATTTTACGTCTATTCTTGATTTTGCACAACCAAGGCCCAAAGTAACTTCCCGGAAGCCGCCGGTGGGATTATCCAAACTTCTGGAGAGTCAGTTTGGCCTTGCTTTACAATTTTAAGTTGGCCATTGGCCAGCGGCGAGGTTAATTTTAATATTAAACTTACAAAAGTGAATTATTATTAATCCTATAGTAAGAATTTCAGAGGGGGGGCTTTGGTAGAAGGAGAATTTTTCTCGTTCTCACCCCGAGTGTGAGAATGAGAAAAAGGTAGAAGTTATTAATTAATCGTCTTATTAGTGAAAGGAGAATTTTAAAATGACACACACATTACCCAATTTGCCGTATGCTTACAATGCCCTGGAGCCTCATATTGATGCCAAAACTATGGGCATTCATCACGGCAAGCATCATCAGGCTTATGTGAATAACTTGAATGCCGCGCTGGAAAAATATCCTGATCTGCAAAACAAAAATGTGGTTGAATTGCTGGAAGACCTTGACGCCGTTCCCGAAGATATTCGGATGGCGGTGCGCAACAACGGCGGCGGCCACGCCAATCACTCCCTCTTCTGGCCCTGCATGAGTCCCCAGGGTGGCGGCAAACCCAAAGGCAGTCTGGCCGAAGCCATTAACGCCTCTTTTGGCTCCTTTGACAGCTTCAAAGAGCAATTTACCAAAGCCGCCATGACTCGTTTTGGTAGCGGCTGGGCCTGGCTTTGTGTGGACGTTGAGGGCAAACTGGTGATTACCAGCACGCCCAACCAGGACAACCCCATTGCCGAGGGCTTGGTGCCCATTCTGGGTTTAGACGTGTGGGAACACGCCTACTATCTTAATTACCAAAACCGCCGCGCCGATTACATTGCCGCCTGGTGGAATGTGGTCAACTGGGATGAAGTTTCCAAAAATTTACTGGGGGTAAAAATTGGCGCAGGGCTGGACCACGCCAAAGCATGGGTCCAAGAAACCTGGACCAAACTTGAA
This window harbors:
- a CDS encoding protein kinase; its protein translation is MSDHLDYDSKQKRVIHQLVDSVLSEEAVNQLAAQYCPPLADCFTPDLGKAEKIHALIEYCDRHGQLGALVARVQRANPAGYQVFVERVRQPGQKSAMDQDAPPAAPAAKPGALSIIPAASAGPWSLHQPETMLHQSFLNRYRIDEILDTSGRGVVFKTYDTQIELDVAVKIIDLTQVKQKTLRERVRQESRTAMKLDHSGIVQVYDFGEMDSMIYIVMEFIPGSNLHEVRQPFKVIDKQAILPQIIELIRQLSLTVDYMHQQGVLHPSLTPDNIMLRPSEAKDGLAWQPVLINFALLRPHREMLQVQEDFPIDQLTYQVSPEFLLGHVTDVRSDVYALGILLYDLVVGQPPFRPRNLAEAIRLHIEVPPSPPRASHPALPEALEQVMLKALAKDPADRYLTAKGLAQALGECLAGETVPLPTQTAPAQVLISPATPAQPLTVTPGQRAAAKLILRNQGGRDDYCQVRAQGVPPNWLTISPAALNLAPGETQEVELTFQPPRTPLSRAGSYSLSIQVVSQQQLGQSNEINRVLTVLPYTQFKSSLWPQEISPGQVTQVTIENQGNNVETFTIRPQLDQGIIFEPAQATVQVGPGEVGTVDFQIAPGQKRWIGRKISQTFSLQVSSTEGGVSVVSGRLINQGVIAPEWALAAILIIALFCCALFFTYPIIFESLAGTATPTPIPIQPVDTPVPVDTPVPVDTLAPSAPTAAPPTPTPIPTLTDTPAPTSTPTLVPTPVPVNTPTPFA
- a CDS encoding superoxide dismutase; this encodes MTHTLPNLPYAYNALEPHIDAKTMGIHHGKHHQAYVNNLNAALEKYPDLQNKNVVELLEDLDAVPEDIRMAVRNNGGGHANHSLFWPCMSPQGGGKPKGSLAEAINASFGSFDSFKEQFTKAAMTRFGSGWAWLCVDVEGKLVITSTPNQDNPIAEGLVPILGLDVWEHAYYLNYQNRRADYIAAWWNVVNWDEVSKNLLGVKIGAGLDHAKAWVQETWTKLEGTWARFTGDAPQ